The following proteins are co-located in the Limanda limanda chromosome 5, fLimLim1.1, whole genome shotgun sequence genome:
- the gpx8 gene encoding probable glutathione peroxidase 8: MEALGGYPTKTSGPRARLLPVLLSMTVGVGCLFLLQTQLLKPRKPRDFYSFEVKDARGRSVSLEKYRGKASLVVNVASLSEQTEMNYLSLQELHRELGTSHFNVLAFPCGQFGDTEPGSSRDVEAFAKSTHGVSFPFFSKIKIMGSEADPAFRFLTDSVQKIPKWNFWKFLVNPEGKVVRFWRTDEPMESVRAEVTALVREIIIKKRVEL, translated from the exons ATGGAGGCCTTAGGGGGCTACCCCACCAAGACCTCCGGCCCCAGAGCCAGGCTGCTGCCGGTGCTCTTGAGCATGACGGTGGGGGTGGGCTGCTTGTTCCTCCTGCAGACGCAGCTGCTGAAGCCGAGGAAACCCAGAGACTTCTACTCCTTCGAGGTGAAGGACGCGAGGGGGAGGTCTGTCTCTCTGGAGAAGTACCGAGGCAAA GCGTCTCTGGTTGTAAACGTGGCGAGTCTCAGCGAGCAGACGGAGATGAACTACTTgtctctgcaggagctgcaccGGGAGCTGGGCACCTCGCACTTCAACGTGCTGGCGTTTCCCTGCGGACAGTTCGGGGACACGGAGCCCGGGAGCAGCCGGGACGTGGAGGCCTTCGCCAAGTCCACGCACGGAGTCTCCTTCCCCTTCTTCAGCAAGATCAAAATAATGGGCTCAGAGGCGGACCCTGCTTTCAGGTTCCTCACAG attCTGTGCAGAAAATTCCAAAGTGGAACTTCTGGAAGTTCCTGGTGAATCCCGAGGGGAAAGTCGTCCGCTTCTGGCGAACAGACGAGCCCATGGAGAGCGTCCGGGCGGAGGTCACGGCGCTGGTGCGGGAAATCATCATAAAGAAACGCGTGGAGCTATGA
- the LOC133002174 gene encoding cell division cycle protein 20 homolog B-like — protein MLEGEEQTASRCQDLQTCRADGGGRCANDACSVSYKRFRRWIHFPRSGSEAPAVSTPLTTGRRQRERSFEFDTVCQRLELDSPPAHHEAARRGLQGALQETTLEGGLSHRSTLIPLNTSHTISARGRPASKNVPQQGWMWRAAVEEPVGTQQNGADVRRCSLQPFTFLDKAPESPQGRSVMKLAAPSLLNDYYTNVLDCSCNGTVALALGSSVFLWNSETLALVGSLEPSPLTGRNQSVSSLCWSRDGRALCIGTRRGEVELWDVEQKQNMRRLPSHLSVVGALSWQQQLLSSGSVLGHIHHLDPRAPAPLVGAAVQDEGICSLQWSPGDDWLASGSTDGLLHIWDRDIAGPTRTKQPVTTMKQPSAVKAMGWCPWQEKIIATGGGWKDGELRIWDTQSGTCVNSANTNSQICSLRWAEKKRCLVTGHGLPHHQVTCWSWGSASLQPVCTLTGHSRRVLHLASNPDSSQIFSAAADQCFRIWDL, from the exons ATGTTGGAGGGGGAAGAACAGACCGCGAGTCGATGTCAGGACCTCCAGACGTGTCGGGCGGATGGAGGAGGGCGCTGC GCAAACGACGCTTGTAGCGTTTCATACAAACGTTTCAGGAGGTGGATCCACTTCCCCAGGAGCGGCAGCGAGGCGCCTGCTGTGAGTACACCTCTGACCACTGGGCGGCGCCAGAGGGAGCGGAGCTTCGAGTTTGACACCGTGTGTCAGAGGCTGGAGTTGGACTCTCCACCGGCACACCATGAAGCAGCACGCAGAGGCCTACAGGGGGCGCTGCAAG AGACAACACTGGAAGGAGGTTTGTCCCACAGGTCGACCTTAATACCTCTAAACACGTCACATACCATCAGTGCCAGAGGACGACCTGCATCAAAAAATGTCCCACAACAG GGATGGATGTGGAGAGCAGCAGTGGAAGAACCGGTCGGCACACAACAGAATG GCGCTGATGTGAGAAGATGTAGTTTGCAGCCGTTCACATTTCTGGACAAAGCTCCCGAGAGTCCTCAGGGACGGTCAGTGATGAAGCTGGCAGCGCCGTCACTTCTGAACGACTACT ACACTAATGTTCTCGACTGCAGTTGTAACGGTACGGTTGCATTAGCCCTGGGATCTTCTGTTTTCCTCTGGAATTCAGAAACCCTAGCTCTGGTGGGAAGTCTGGAGCCGAGTCCGCTAACGGGACGCAACCAGTCGGTCTCGTCTCTGTGCTGGAGCAGAGACGGCAGAGCTCTGTGCATTGGGACCAGGCGAGGGGAGGTTGAG ctgtgggATGTTGAACAAAAGCAGAATATGAGGCGTCTGCCGTCACACCTTTCTGTGGTCGGAGCCCTTTCCTGGCAGCAGCAGTTACTCAGCAg CGGCTCAGTTCTCGGACACATCCATCACCTTGACCCTcgggctcctgctcctctggttGGTGCGGCTGTGCAGGACGAGGGGATCTGCAGCCTCCAGTGGTCCCCGGGCGACGACTGGCTGGCCAGCGGCTCCACAGACGGCCTCCTCCATATATGGGACCGGGACATCGCAGGACCCACAAGGACAAAGCAGCCGGTGACAACAATGAAACAGCCCAGTGCTGTTAAG GCGATGGGATGGTGTCCATGGCAAGAGAAGATCATCGCTACAGGTGGAGGATGGAAAGACGGAGAGCTGAGAATCTGGGACACACAATCGGGGACGTGTGTGAATTCTGCCAACACCAACTCGCAG ATCTGTTCTCTACGATGGGCTGAAAAGAAGAGGTGTCTGGTCACAGGTCACGGCCTTCCTCATCACCAAGTCACCTGCTGGAGCTGGGGGTCCGCCTCCCTCCAGCCGGTCTGTACGCTCACCG gtcatTCTCGTCGAGTTCTGCACTTGGCCTCAAACCCCGACAGTTCTCAGattttctctgctgcagccgACCAGTGTTTCCGCATCTGGGACCTTTAA
- the LOC133001502 gene encoding uncharacterized protein LOC133001502 isoform X2, with amino-acid sequence MSFWPKDNLHTRNSKIWNILLEKKDLMFGCEMQILLRLAVLVVCLVVAVAQIPSPHFLFRRPMSWSKAREFCQRYYVDLAVLNTEEQYFAVLNATLSSKVSFWLGLRRQSSLSNWTWVNGEELKYTHWYRRNYRSLCASLESMLDKDKKMLARFCDEPHMFVCQGPVAPQTVNAASVGNGQLNLSWNISAFMQMTPHSYNVTTCTSTCDTVLYSYTDGSAFMSVKISNLTSAPVTFIQVAAFVVRPDAVTGGERILQSDPTTLHFKTESTKQHNIIPLILKLLRIVSLAPPLWILYRIIKKGFELDHDVSEELRSMESVIVDLTPENPQELAEKG; translated from the exons ATGAGTTTTTGGCCTAAAGACAATCTCCATACTCGGAATTCTAAGATTTGGAATATactgctggaaaaaaaagatctgaTGTTTGGCTGCGAGATGCAGATTCTGCTGCGACTGGCTGTTCTGG TGGTGTGCCTTGTTGTAGCGGTGGCTCAGATCCCCtcacctcacttcctgttccggAGACCCATGTCCTGGTCCAAAGCGCGGGAGTTTTGTCAGCGGTACTATGTGGACCTGGCCGTGctaaacacagaggagcagtaCTTTGCTGTCCTCAATGCTACCCTCTCAAGCAAAGTCAGCTTCTGGCTCGGTCTGCGGCGTCAGAGCAGCCTCAGCAACTGGACCTGGGTGAACGGGGAAGAGCTGAAGTACACACACTGGTACAGGAGGAATTACAGAAGCCTCTGTGCCAGTTTGGAGTCCATGTTGGATAAAGACAAGAAGATGCTGGCTCGCTTCTGTGACGAGCCGCACATGTTTGTCTGTCAGG GTCCAGTTGCTCCACAGACAGTGAACGCAGCATCAGTGGGCAACGGTCAGTTGAATCTCAGCTGGAACATCTCTGCCTTTATGCAGATGACACCACACAGTTACAACGTGACCACGTGTACCAGCACATGTGACACAGTCCTGTACTCCTACACCGACGGCTCTGCCTTCATGAGCGTCAAGATCTCCAACCTGACTTCAGCCCCTGTGACCTTCATCCAGGTCGCTGCTTTCGTTGTTCGGCCTGACGCTGTGACTGGTGGTGAAAGGATCCTTCAAAGTGATCCCACAACTTTACACTTCAAAACGG AATCTACTAAGCAGCACAACATCATACCTCTCATTTTGAAGCTGCTCCGGATCGTGTCCCTGGCTCCTCCGCTGTGGATTCTTTATCGTATCATCAAAAAAG gtttTGAGTTGGATCATGACGTCTCAGAGGAGTTGAGGTCAATGGAAAGTGTAATTGTTGATCTGACCCCTGAGAATCCACAGGAACTGGCTGAAAAGGGCTAA
- the LOC133001502 gene encoding uncharacterized protein LOC133001502 isoform X1, with the protein MSFWPKDNLHTRNSKIWNILLEKKDLMFGCEMQILLRLAVLVVCLVVAVAQIPSPHFLFRRPMSWSKAREFCQRYYVDLAVLNTEEQYFAVLNATLSSKVSFWLGLRRQSSLSNWTWVNGEELKYTHWYRRNYRSLCASLESMLDKDKKMLARFCDEPHMFVCQGPVAPQTVNAASVGNGQLNLSWNISAFMQMTPHSYNVTTCTSTCDTVLYSYTDGSAFMSVKISNLTSAPVTFIQVAAFVVRPDAVTGGERILQSDPTTLHFKTAESTKQHNIIPLILKLLRIVSLAPPLWILYRIIKKGFELDHDVSEELRSMESVIVDLTPENPQELAEKG; encoded by the exons ATGAGTTTTTGGCCTAAAGACAATCTCCATACTCGGAATTCTAAGATTTGGAATATactgctggaaaaaaaagatctgaTGTTTGGCTGCGAGATGCAGATTCTGCTGCGACTGGCTGTTCTGG TGGTGTGCCTTGTTGTAGCGGTGGCTCAGATCCCCtcacctcacttcctgttccggAGACCCATGTCCTGGTCCAAAGCGCGGGAGTTTTGTCAGCGGTACTATGTGGACCTGGCCGTGctaaacacagaggagcagtaCTTTGCTGTCCTCAATGCTACCCTCTCAAGCAAAGTCAGCTTCTGGCTCGGTCTGCGGCGTCAGAGCAGCCTCAGCAACTGGACCTGGGTGAACGGGGAAGAGCTGAAGTACACACACTGGTACAGGAGGAATTACAGAAGCCTCTGTGCCAGTTTGGAGTCCATGTTGGATAAAGACAAGAAGATGCTGGCTCGCTTCTGTGACGAGCCGCACATGTTTGTCTGTCAGG GTCCAGTTGCTCCACAGACAGTGAACGCAGCATCAGTGGGCAACGGTCAGTTGAATCTCAGCTGGAACATCTCTGCCTTTATGCAGATGACACCACACAGTTACAACGTGACCACGTGTACCAGCACATGTGACACAGTCCTGTACTCCTACACCGACGGCTCTGCCTTCATGAGCGTCAAGATCTCCAACCTGACTTCAGCCCCTGTGACCTTCATCCAGGTCGCTGCTTTCGTTGTTCGGCCTGACGCTGTGACTGGTGGTGAAAGGATCCTTCAAAGTGATCCCACAACTTTACACTTCAAAACGG CAGAATCTACTAAGCAGCACAACATCATACCTCTCATTTTGAAGCTGCTCCGGATCGTGTCCCTGGCTCCTCCGCTGTGGATTCTTTATCGTATCATCAAAAAAG gtttTGAGTTGGATCATGACGTCTCAGAGGAGTTGAGGTCAATGGAAAGTGTAATTGTTGATCTGACCCCTGAGAATCCACAGGAACTGGCTGAAAAGGGCTAA
- the LOC133001502 gene encoding uncharacterized protein LOC133001502 isoform X3 has product MSWSKAREFCQRYYVDLAVLNTEEQYFAVLNATLSSKVSFWLGLRRQSSLSNWTWVNGEELKYTHWYRRNYRSLCASLESMLDKDKKMLARFCDEPHMFVCQGPVAPQTVNAASVGNGQLNLSWNISAFMQMTPHSYNVTTCTSTCDTVLYSYTDGSAFMSVKISNLTSAPVTFIQVAAFVVRPDAVTGGERILQSDPTTLHFKTAESTKQHNIIPLILKLLRIVSLAPPLWILYRIIKKGFELDHDVSEELRSMESVIVDLTPENPQELAEKG; this is encoded by the exons ATGTCCTGGTCCAAAGCGCGGGAGTTTTGTCAGCGGTACTATGTGGACCTGGCCGTGctaaacacagaggagcagtaCTTTGCTGTCCTCAATGCTACCCTCTCAAGCAAAGTCAGCTTCTGGCTCGGTCTGCGGCGTCAGAGCAGCCTCAGCAACTGGACCTGGGTGAACGGGGAAGAGCTGAAGTACACACACTGGTACAGGAGGAATTACAGAAGCCTCTGTGCCAGTTTGGAGTCCATGTTGGATAAAGACAAGAAGATGCTGGCTCGCTTCTGTGACGAGCCGCACATGTTTGTCTGTCAGG GTCCAGTTGCTCCACAGACAGTGAACGCAGCATCAGTGGGCAACGGTCAGTTGAATCTCAGCTGGAACATCTCTGCCTTTATGCAGATGACACCACACAGTTACAACGTGACCACGTGTACCAGCACATGTGACACAGTCCTGTACTCCTACACCGACGGCTCTGCCTTCATGAGCGTCAAGATCTCCAACCTGACTTCAGCCCCTGTGACCTTCATCCAGGTCGCTGCTTTCGTTGTTCGGCCTGACGCTGTGACTGGTGGTGAAAGGATCCTTCAAAGTGATCCCACAACTTTACACTTCAAAACGG CAGAATCTACTAAGCAGCACAACATCATACCTCTCATTTTGAAGCTGCTCCGGATCGTGTCCCTGGCTCCTCCGCTGTGGATTCTTTATCGTATCATCAAAAAAG gtttTGAGTTGGATCATGACGTCTCAGAGGAGTTGAGGTCAATGGAAAGTGTAATTGTTGATCTGACCCCTGAGAATCCACAGGAACTGGCTGAAAAGGGCTAA
- the LOC133002175 gene encoding polyserase-2-like, translating to MSCLGAFNGLFSCMVLLIVHSSDGSEIINGKKVKPNSLPYMALLEIPAKFCGGILIDKSWVLTAAHCKEMETVLLGVHSIKAKKDKSRQVIKVKKRFQHPGYNSATKVNDLMLLKLDESVKETKTVKCLKLGDAIEEPAAGTSCMVAGWGQTNNRVNKMSDILMSVNVTVVDRVKCNSAEYYNRKPDITSSMICAGSDWKNQADTCGGDSGGPLVCSRGLVGVTSFGYKCGLIKKPGVYMYLTVKQLCWIKKTMKKSDINEHPLIKTVLLGVHSIKANEENSRQLGKSVKETKTVKCLKLGDAIKEPAAGTSCMVAGWGQTNNSVKKMSDVLMSVNVTVVDRVKCNSAEYYNCTPVITSGMICAGSDVKRTADTCRGDSGGPLVCNGWLVGVTCYGPKVCEDMSCLGAFTGLFSCMVLLIVHSSDGSEIIDGKEVKPHSLPYMALLKTTKPECGGILIDESWVLTAAHCKKIKTVLLGVHSIKAKKDKSRQVIKVKKRIPHNDYNSATKVNDLMLLKLGKSVKETKTVKYLKLGDAIEDPAAGTSCMVAGWGHTNNSVKKMSNVLMSVNVTVVDRVKCNSAEYYNRHPVITSGMICAGSDGKNEADTCQGDSGGPLVCSGGLVGVTSFGYECGRKDKPGVYSYLTVKQLSWIKKTMKKSDI from the exons ATGTCCTGCCTGGGGGCTTTCAACGGTCTCTTCTCCTGCATGGTCCTCCTCATTGTCCACTCAA GTGATGGCTCTGAGATTATCAATGGGAAAAAAGTGAAGCCCAACTCGCTGCCGTACATGGCTCTGCTTGAGATACCAGCAAAATTCTGTGGAGGGATACTGATCGATAAATCATGGGTCCTGACTGCTGCCCACTGTAAAGA AATGGAGACAGTGTTGCTGGGGGTGCACTCCATCAAGGCCAAAAAAGACAAGTCCAGGCAGGTCATAAAGGTTAAGAAGCGTTTTCAACATCCCGGCTATAATTCAGCTACAAAAGTCAATGACCTCATGTTGCTCAAG CTTGACGAATCTGTGAAGGAAACCAAGACGGTGAAGTGTCTTAAGTTGGGTGATGCCATCGAAGAACCAGCAGCTGGGACCAGCTGCATGGTGGCAGGATGGGGCCAAACAAATAACAGAGTTAACAAAATGTCCGACATCTTGATGTCCGTCAATGTGACTGTGGTCGACAGAGTGAAGTGCAACTCTGCTGAATATTACAACAGGAAACCCGACATCACCAGCAGCATGATATGTGCCGGTTCAGACTGGAAAAATCAAGCTGACACTTGTGGG GGGGATTCAGGAGGCCCACTGGTGTGCAGCAGAGGGCTAGTTGGAGTCACTTCTTTCGGGTACAAGTGTGGCCTGATTAAAAAGCCAGGAGTGTACATGTATCTCACAGTGAAACAACTATGCTGGATCAAAAAGACAATGAAGAAGTCTGACATTAATGAGCACCCGCT CATTAAGACCGTGTTGCTGGGGGTGCACTCCATCAAGGCAAATGAAGAGAATTCCAGGCAG CTTGGCAAATCTGTGAAGGAAACCAAGACGGTGAAGTGTCTTAAGTTGGGTGATGCCATCAAAGAACCAGCAGCTGGGACCAGCTGCATGGTGGCAGGATGGggccaaacaaacaacagtgttAAGAAAATGTCCGACGTCTTGATGTCCGTCAATGTGACTGTGGTCGACAGAGTGAAGTGCAACTCTGCTGAATATTACAACTGCACACCTGTGATCACCAGTGGCATGATATGTGCCGGTTCAGACGTGAAAAGGACTGCTGACACTTGTCGG GGGGATTCAGGAGGCCCACTGGTGTGCAACGGATGGCTGGTTGGAGTCACTTGTTATGGACCCAAGGTCTGTG AAGACATGTCATGCCTGGGGGCTTTCACCGGTCTCTTCTCCTGCATGGTCCTCCTCATTGTCCACTCAA GTGATGGCTCTGAGATTATCGATGGGAAAGAAGTGAAGCCCCACTCGCTGCCGTACATGGCTCTTCTTAAGACAACAAAACCAGAGTGTGGAGGGATACTGATCGATGAATCATGGGTCCTGACTGCTGCCCACTGTAAAAA AATTAAGACCGTGTTGCTGGGGGTGCACTCCATCAAGGCCAAAAAAGACAAGTCCAGGCAGGTCATAAAGGTTAAGAAGCGCATTCCACATAACGACTATAATTCAGCTACAAAGGTCAATGACCTCATGTTGCTCAAG CTTGGTAAATCTGTGAAGGAAACCAAGACGGTGAAGTATCTTAAGTTGGGTGATGCCATCGAAGATCCAGCAGCTGGGACCAGCTGCATGGTGGCAGGATGGGGCCATACAAACAACAGTGTTAAGAAAATGTCCAATGTCTTGATGTCCGTCAATGTGACTGTGGTCGACAGAGTGAAATGCAACTCTGCTGAATATTACAACAGACATCCCGTCATCACCAGTGGCATGATATGTGCCGGTTCAGACGGGAAAAATGAAGCTGACACCTGTCAG GGGGATTCAGGAGGCCCACTGGTGTGCAGCGGAGGGCTGGTTGGAGTCACTTCTTTCGGGTACGAGTGTGGCCGGAAAGACAAGCCAGGAGTGTACTCGTATCTCACAGTGAAACAACTCAGCTGGATCAAAAAGACAATGAAGAAGTCTGACATTTAA
- the LOC133001508 gene encoding granzyme A-like, with protein MSCLGAFTGLFSCMVLLIVHSSDGSEIIRGKEVKPNSLPYMALLETTKPECGGILIDKSWVLTAAHCMNIKTVLLGVHSIKANEENSRQVRKYPKHFPHPCYDNDTKVNDLMLLKLGKSVKETKTVKCLKLGDAIKEPAAGTSCMVAGWGQTNNSVKKMSDVLMSVNVTVVDRVKCNSAEYYNCTPVITSGMICAGSDVKRTADTCRGDSGGPLVCNGWLVGVTCYGPKVCGKTNKPGVYSYLTVKQLSWIKKTMKKSDI; from the exons ATGTCCTGCCTGGGGGCTTTCACCGGTCTCTTCTCCTGCATGGTCCTCCTCATTGTCCACTCAA GTGATGGCTCGGAGATTATCAGAGGGAAAGAAGTGAAGCCCAACTCGCTGCCGTACATGGCTCTGCTTGAGACAACCAAACCAGAGTGTGGAGGGATACTGATCGATAAATCATGGGTCCTGACTGCTGCCCACTGTATGAA CATTAAGACCGTGTTGCTGGGGGTGCACTCCATCAAGGCAAATGAAGAGAATTCCAGGCAGGTCAGAAAGTATCCGAAGCATTTTCCACATCCCTGCTATGATAACGATACAAAGGTCAATGACCTCATGTTGCTCAAG CTTGGCAAATCTGTGAAGGAAACCAAGACGGTGAAGTGTCTTAAGTTGGGTGATGCCATCAAAGAACCAGCAGCTGGGACCAGCTGCATGGTGGCAGGATGGggccaaacaaacaacagtgttAAGAAAATGTCCGACGTCTTGATGTCCGTCAATGTGACTGTGGTCGACAGAGTGAAGTGCAACTCTGCTGAATATTACAACTGCACACCTGTGATCACCAGTGGCATGATATGTGCCGGTTCAGACGTGAAAAGGACTGCTGACACTTGTCGG GGGGATTCAGGAGGCCCACTGGTGTGCAACGGATGGCTGGTTGGAGTCACTTGTTATGGACCCAAGGTCTGTGGCAAGACTAATAAGCCAGGAGTGTACTCGTATCTCACAGTGAAACAACTCAGCTGGATCAAAAAGACAATGAAGAAGTCTGACATTTAA